GCAACTAAAAAAGGATAGTAGAAAAAAGACCGTGATACGTTTTATAAGCGTATTAACGGTCTTTTTCATGTGTAATTAAACTGATAAAGTGCGCCAAAACCTTAGCTGTTAGTCCCCAGATAGTTCTATCATCATATTGATAGAAGAGCTCCTCCATCGTCCGCACACGCCATTCATAATCCTCTCCGCCAACAATAAGATGGTAAGGGAAGTTATCTTCGGGTTTTATTTCCAGGTGTACCTGGTATCTTTTGGGCGCATTTTCTAAAAAGAAAGAAAGCGGAACGGTGAAAATTTGGTCTACTTCGTCCGGATTAGGCAGAATATTTTCTATCGTTTTCAGCTTTCCGATAAAAGGGTAGATGATTCTTCCTAAGTCGTTCACGATATAATCGAGTGGTATAGGGTCCGATATCTCCTGCTCAATAATACCGAGCTCTTCTGTGGTTTCCCGGATGGCGGTATGGGCAGGGTGTTTATCCTCTGGATCAACTCGTCCGCCGGGAAAACAAACATCTC
The nucleotide sequence above comes from Oceanobacillus timonensis. Encoded proteins:
- a CDS encoding NUDIX hydrolase, whose amino-acid sequence is MQIEHILNELKDRTPALMGHQHFKRSSVLIPLVEVDGETHILFEIRSMNLRSQPGDVCFPGGRVDPEDKHPAHTAIRETTEELGIIEQEISDPIPLDYIVNDLGRIIYPFIGKLKTIENILPNPDEVDQIFTVPLSFFLENAPKRYQVHLEIKPEDNFPYHLIVGGEDYEWRVRTMEELFYQYDDRTIWGLTAKVLAHFISLITHEKDR